The genomic stretch GAGCCGGCCTGATTGTCCAAACGAGGACGACGATCGGCCAATCGCGAAACCCCATGCAGCAGCCTCCAAAACCTCGTCTCCAGCATCTCGACATGCTGCGCGGTCTCTGCGCGCTCGGCGTGGTGGTGAGCCATTTGCGGGCGCTGCTCGTCGTGCCCTATGCCGAGGCGGCGCGACATGGGCTCCTCGACAAATTCCTCTTCACGCTCGGCGGTCTCGGCCATGAATGCGTGATCGCCTTTTTCGCGCTCAGCGGCTTTCTCGTCGGCGGCTCCACTCTCGCGGCGATGCGGGCGGGGCACTTCTCCTGGGCGGATTACGGCGCCGCGCGGCTCTCGCGGCTGTGGACCGTGCTGATTCCCGCGCTGGCGCTCACCGCGCTCTGGGACTTCGCCGGCGCCGCGCTCGGTCCCGCCGGCGCCTATCAGGGCGCGCTGGCGGCGGTGCTGCCGAGCGGGCCGACGCCGGCCGAGCCGGCGAATCACTCGCTCGCGACGCTGCTGGGAAATGTCTTTTTCCTGCAGACGATCGAGACGCCCGTCTTCGGCTCCAACCGGCCGCTGTGGAGCCTCGCCAACGAGGCCTGGTATTATCTCGCCTTTCCGTTGCTCGCCTTCGCCTTTTTCCATCGCGCGCCGCTGGCGCGAGGCCTCTGCGCGGGCGCGGGCCTGCTGACTCTGGCGCTGCTGCCGGCGGAGATCGCACTGCTCGGCCTGCCATGGCTCGCCGGCGCGCTGGCCGCGGATCGCCCGGCGCGCCCTTCGACAGCGCGCGCCATCGGCGGCGCGCTCGCCACTGTGGCGGCGATCGGCGTCGCCCATGCGTGGCGCAATATTTTCGGCGATGTGATTCTCGGCTGCGCCATCGCCTTCTGGCTGCGCGATCTCGCCGCCTTTCGGCCCTTCGGTGGGCTCTATGGCGGCGCGGCGCAGGGGCTCTCGGAAATTTCCTACACGCTCTACGCCGTGCATTTTCCGCTGCTGCTGATGCTGTGGTTCTGGCTGCTGGCGCCCGGCCAGAGCCAGCCGGGCGTCGCCGTCCTCTTGCGAATGGCCGCGCTGATGGCCGTCGCGCTGCTCTATGCGACGGCCGTCTGGTTCCTGTTCGAGCGTCGCACCCATGTGGCGCGCGGCTGGTTGCGAGGGCTCGCGCGCTGGCGGCCGCTCTGAGGTCGAGCGCGCGAGAAGGCGATCAATCCTTGGCGCGGAACGCCACTTTCTGACGCCAGGCGGCTCTGACCTGATCCTTCACCGCATGGGGCAGCGGAACATATTGCAGGGCTTTCGCCGCTTTGTCGCCATGAGCGAAAGCCCAATCGAAGAATTTCAGCAGCGCGGCCGTCCGCTCCGCCTTGGCCGCCGCTTTCGGCGCAACGATGAAGGTCGCCGTGACGAGCGGCCAGCTCTTGTCGCCCGGCATATAGGTCAGATCGACGGCGAAATTATCGGCCGCGGCCCAGTCTGCGTTCGCCGCCGCAGCGGCGAAGCTCTCTTCATTTGGCGCGACATATTTGCCGGCGCGGTTGAGCAGCTTGGCCGGCGCGAGATGATTGGTCGTCACATAGGAATTCTCGGCATAGCCGATCGAGCCCATCGTGCGAGGGACCTCGCCCGACGTGCCGGCGCTGCCATGCACGCCGACGCCGCCTGGCCATTCGAGCGTCATGCCGACGCCCATGCGGGTCTTCCATGTCTCGCTCACCTTGGAGAGATAGCGCGACAGCGCGAAGGTCGTTCCAGAGGCGTTGGAATGATGGATCGGGACGATCAGCAGATCGGGAAGCGCGAGCCCATGATTGAGCGCGACGATGCGCGGATCGTTCCAGCGCGTGATCGCGCCGAGATAGATGTCGGCGATGACCGGCCCGTTGAGCTTCAGCGCATTGGCGCCGACGCCGGGAATATTGACGATGATGTCGAGGCCGCCGACGACGGTCGGAAATTGCAGAAGATCGGCCTCCTCTATCCGCTTTGCTTCCATGGCGACGTCGGAGGCGCCGAAATCGACGGTTCCCGCCGCGGCCTGCTTTTGGCCGACGCCGGAGCCGGTCGCCTGATAATTCACTTGCACGCCGACGCTCGGCTTCGCCTCCTGCGCCCAGCGCGTGTAGATGGGCGCAGCGAATGCGGAGCCCGTTCCAGAGAGCGACGTCTCGGCGCGCGCGGCGTCGAGACAGGAGATGGCGGCGATCGAGATGATGAAAATGCTGCAGGCGTTAC from Methylosinus sp. C49 encodes the following:
- a CDS encoding acyltransferase; this encodes MQQPPKPRLQHLDMLRGLCALGVVVSHLRALLVVPYAEAARHGLLDKFLFTLGGLGHECVIAFFALSGFLVGGSTLAAMRAGHFSWADYGAARLSRLWTVLIPALALTALWDFAGAALGPAGAYQGALAAVLPSGPTPAEPANHSLATLLGNVFFLQTIETPVFGSNRPLWSLANEAWYYLAFPLLAFAFFHRAPLARGLCAGAGLLTLALLPAEIALLGLPWLAGALAADRPARPSTARAIGGALATVAAIGVAHAWRNIFGDVILGCAIAFWLRDLAAFRPFGGLYGGAAQGLSEISYTLYAVHFPLLLMLWFWLLAPGQSQPGVAVLLRMAALMAVALLYATAVWFLFERRTHVARGWLRGLARWRPL
- the pstS gene encoding phosphate ABC transporter substrate-binding protein PstS — protein: MRNACSIFIISIAAISCLDAARAETSLSGTGSAFAAPIYTRWAQEAKPSVGVQVNYQATGSGVGQKQAAAGTVDFGASDVAMEAKRIEEADLLQFPTVVGGLDIIVNIPGVGANALKLNGPVIADIYLGAITRWNDPRIVALNHGLALPDLLIVPIHHSNASGTTFALSRYLSKVSETWKTRMGVGMTLEWPGGVGVHGSAGTSGEVPRTMGSIGYAENSYVTTNHLAPAKLLNRAGKYVAPNEESFAAAAANADWAAADNFAVDLTYMPGDKSWPLVTATFIVAPKAAAKAERTAALLKFFDWAFAHGDKAAKALQYVPLPHAVKDQVRAAWRQKVAFRAKD